In Polaribacter sp. Hel_I_88, the following proteins share a genomic window:
- a CDS encoding FtsX-like permease family protein: MFKNYLKIALRNLIKNKVYSLINITGLAIGITATILIGLWINDELNFNDHFENYDTIAQVLQTETYNENTETSEAIPRPLEFAIRKEYEDNFKHLVMSSWTQTRYLKYGEININFQGNFMQKGAPDMLSLQIIAGVKNGIDDQKSIMIAESTAKALFKDENPIGKIVRVNNTDDLSVSAVYKNIAKNNSFSDLDFIASWNHYVAIRPWVQNAKTNWGNNSFQLFAQINENTTMANVSAKIINLKKIASPEEAEFNPQIFLFPMKDWYLRNKFEDGKQVGGRIENVWLFGIIGAFILLLACINFVNLSTARSEKRAIEVGIRKSIGSKRSQLIAQFLSESFLIVVLSFVLSIGLVLLFLNGFNDLASKEILFPWLDFEFWFVSLIFIVITSFLAGSYPALYLSSFNPVTVLKGTFKTGKYAALPRKILVVTQFTVSVALIIGTMIVMNQIDFAKNRPTGYDKEGLIQIPVMSSEFIGKKDLMRNQFINSGAVTEMAGTSSPMTDIWSNYSGFTWDGKQPGFQEEFTHTAVSYEFVETLGLKIIKGRGFSREFPSDSTAVILNKSAVTYMGLENPIGKYMRDSDTEDPNEPLKIIGIIDDILVQSPYSPVKPSMYVFDKNSSESYYNLRMNPSKSVADNLAIIESTFKANFPNIPFDYQFVDEQYGQKFRSEERIANLSKVFTLLAIFISCLGLFGLASFVAEQRTKEIGVRKTLGASVSQLWMLLSKDFLKLVTISLIIGSPIAYFMMSEWLEKFTYRTNISWTVFVVASSGSLLITLITVSYQAIKSAIANPVDSLKTE; the protein is encoded by the coding sequence ATGTTTAAAAATTATTTAAAAATAGCGCTTAGAAACTTAATTAAGAACAAAGTATATTCTTTGATTAATATTACTGGTTTAGCGATTGGAATTACAGCAACCATACTCATTGGATTGTGGATTAATGATGAACTAAATTTCAATGATCATTTTGAAAATTACGATACAATTGCACAGGTATTGCAAACCGAAACGTATAATGAAAATACAGAAACATCTGAAGCAATTCCAAGGCCTTTAGAATTTGCCATCAGAAAAGAATATGAAGACAATTTTAAACATTTGGTAATGTCTTCTTGGACGCAAACCAGGTATTTAAAATATGGGGAAATCAATATAAATTTTCAAGGAAATTTTATGCAAAAAGGTGCTCCAGATATGTTGAGTTTACAAATTATTGCAGGAGTAAAAAACGGAATTGATGATCAAAAATCGATTATGATTGCTGAATCTACTGCTAAAGCCTTGTTTAAAGATGAAAACCCAATTGGCAAAATTGTAAGAGTAAATAATACAGACGATTTATCTGTAAGTGCTGTTTATAAAAACATTGCCAAAAATAATAGTTTTTCTGATTTAGATTTTATTGCTTCTTGGAATCATTATGTGGCTATAAGACCTTGGGTACAAAATGCAAAAACAAATTGGGGAAATAACTCTTTTCAACTTTTTGCGCAAATTAACGAAAACACAACAATGGCTAATGTTTCAGCAAAAATCATTAATCTTAAAAAAATAGCATCTCCAGAAGAAGCAGAATTTAATCCACAGATATTTTTATTCCCAATGAAAGATTGGTATTTGCGTAATAAATTTGAGGATGGGAAGCAAGTTGGTGGAAGAATTGAAAACGTTTGGTTATTTGGAATTATTGGTGCTTTTATATTGTTATTAGCTTGTATTAATTTTGTAAATTTAAGTACAGCAAGATCAGAAAAAAGAGCCATTGAAGTAGGAATCCGTAAATCTATCGGCTCAAAAAGAAGTCAATTAATTGCGCAATTTTTAAGTGAATCTTTTTTAATTGTAGTACTATCATTTGTACTATCAATTGGGTTGGTTTTGTTATTTTTAAATGGTTTTAATGATTTAGCAAGTAAAGAAATACTATTTCCTTGGTTAGATTTTGAATTTTGGTTCGTTTCTTTAATTTTTATTGTGATTACTTCTTTTTTAGCAGGCAGTTATCCTGCTTTATATTTGTCATCTTTTAATCCTGTAACTGTTTTAAAAGGCACTTTTAAAACAGGAAAATATGCAGCTTTGCCAAGAAAAATATTAGTAGTTACACAATTTACAGTTTCTGTAGCCTTAATTATTGGAACTATGATTGTGATGAACCAAATTGATTTTGCAAAAAACAGACCAACAGGTTATGATAAAGAAGGTTTGATCCAAATTCCTGTTATGTCATCAGAATTTATTGGGAAAAAAGATTTGATGCGTAACCAATTTATAAATTCTGGAGCTGTTACAGAAATGGCAGGCACCAGTAGCCCTATGACAGATATTTGGTCTAATTACAGTGGTTTTACTTGGGATGGAAAACAACCTGGTTTTCAAGAAGAATTTACGCATACTGCTGTTTCTTATGAGTTTGTAGAAACGTTAGGCTTAAAAATTATTAAGGGAAGAGGTTTTTCGCGTGAATTTCCATCAGATTCTACTGCTGTAATTTTAAATAAATCTGCTGTTACTTATATGGGTTTAGAAAATCCGATAGGTAAATATATGAGAGATTCTGATACAGAAGATCCAAATGAGCCATTAAAAATTATCGGTATTATTGATGATATTTTGGTGCAATCTCCTTATTCGCCTGTAAAACCATCCATGTATGTTTTTGATAAAAATAGTTCTGAAAGTTATTATAATTTAAGAATGAATCCAAGTAAGAGCGTTGCTGATAATTTAGCGATTATAGAAAGTACTTTTAAAGCAAATTTTCCAAATATTCCTTTTGATTATCAATTTGTTGATGAACAATATGGACAAAAATTCAGATCTGAAGAACGTATTGCAAACCTCTCTAAAGTATTTACATTATTGGCAATTTTTATCAGCTGTTTGGGCTTATTTGGTTTGGCATCTTTTGTGGCAGAACAACGCACAAAAGAAATTGGCGTTCGTAAAACGTTAGGTGCTTCTGTAAGTCAACTATGGATGTTA